The nucleotide window AACATGATAATTAATATCACATGCACTACTATACTGAACCAAGTTTCATAATCCATAAACGTAAATGGATTATTTGGATATTTGGTCTCATACCAGCTCGCCCCCATATTTTGCTGATATGCTTGATTTATATTTATCACGTTTGAAGTCACGCTTACTTGCACCGTCGTGCTCGGTCCATCAAGTGCTGAAACCGTCAGCGGATAAGTACCCACTTGCGGCCTTACCTGACTGGCATCAACATTATTTATGCTGACTGTATCTAAAGTATCAGTTCGCCAAGCTCGCGCTTCAGTCAGGCGAACCCACTCTTCGTCCGTCATATTTTGTAAAGCATCACCGCTTATTGATACATCCTTAGCATCAATTGCAATACTGCCGCTGACAATAGTGTTCTTTGCTTTTATTGTCATGTAGACAACTTTCTCCAAAAGCAAATCGCCATCTTGATATTGAATCGTCACCGCATAAGTGCCCGCTTCTTTACCTTCGGCATACAGCTGCCGTAATTCCTCGGCAATCGCCTCTTGCTCTGACTGCGGAATCACCATACTTACCGCTGCAACCGGCATCACTGTTGCCAACAATAAACCGATGCTACACAAAATTATAGCTACAATTTTACGCATGCTGATCACCTGCCTCAGGCTCACCTAGCGGCAAACGAATTTCCAAACACACGCCATCACCTACCGGACTGAATGTACAAACCCCATTATTAGCAGCAACCATTGTCTTGATTGTATACATACCAATCCCGGTTGCATTCGGATTCTCAGCTCCGGCTGAATAAAACAAATCGAATACGCGTTCAAAATCAATCTGACTGGTATCCTGCAAATCATTATACGCCTGCAAAACAATCTCACTATCCTGCTGATAAATTTCTAATTCAAACTTACCGCCTGCCTCAGTATAACTGCACGCATTGGCAATCACATTATGAATCAGCTGCTTCAACTGAATCGGATCAATAAAAATATTTAGATTCCGTGGCCCATCAAGATAATGCTTAATCTTACGTTCCTTAAATAACGGCTTGAACTTACGAATCATTGTTCGCACCACTTCAATAATATCAACATCTTGCTTCTGTGCAATCGCTGAACCACGCTCCTGTTTTAGAATCTGCAACGAATCAACAATTTCACTCATCAAGTACTGATTATTATGCTCCATCTCATTTAAAATTGCCGTTGCCTCAGCATCACCCTCAACCAGCTTGCGCACCTGATCAATCTGCATCTCCTCAATACTAAGCGGTGCTTTCAGATCATGGATTAAAGCCCGAACAAGTTGAAGTTTATCCCGATAAACTTCCTGGCGCTCCTGTAATTCACGTTCCAACAAGGTATATTGTACACCGATAGAATCAAACTTCCCGCGAAGATCATCAGTAAAATAACTCAGCTCTTCTGATAACAAATCATATTCACTGTCCGCATCGATCGGCGCCACTTCGTTCAGTCGGTACTCTTTCAATTTAAAAATATTATCGCGTAGCCGGGTCAGCGGCGAAATCAAATTTCGGAACATAATAACAATCATCACAATAATGATGGCACAAAGTAAAATAACCCCGCCAATAACAATTGCAAGTACTACCTCAAATAAAAATTGTGGACTCAACTGATAAACTGCCAGCCAAACCTGATACTCAGTACCATCCTGCCCCGAATAAAGAAATGCACCCTGATAGTTCAAAACATCCGGGCTGATAGACTCATTCAACAATGCAAAATCAGTGGTTGGCATCGATGAATAAATTGGTGCCGCTGGTGAAATAACCACCAGCTCAGCACTCTTGCTCTCAGTAATTGCAGCAAAGGCCTCCGCCATTGCTGCCTCACTGCCGCCTGCATCAAGCACATTTAAAACTTCCTGTTTTATTTCTTCTACCTTATTATTAGTCAAAGTATCATAGATGGTTGGAATATTAAATATCAGCAAACTAAGCAACATAATTAAAACAAGATAAACAGCAATAATTACATAAAACAACTTACTCCATTTGCGTTGCTTTAACTTATTCAACCCATTCATAACCTATACCCCTAATTGAAACAATACTTGAAAGCTCAAGTTTTGCCCGTAATTTTTTTACGTATGTATCAACCGTCCGTAAATCACCAAAAGCATCACTCATGCGCCAAATAGTTTTTAAAATCTCTTCCCGGGTTAAGACAACATTCTTATTTTTCAGAAAAAACAACAATAATGCAAACTCCTTACCGGTAAGATGCTGCTCCTCGCCTTCTTTAACCACCAGCCGCTTCTTAATATCTACTTCTAAATCTTCGTAATCACTGTAGAGATGCTCAACTTTCTTTTCACTTGATTGTCGCATTGCACTCTCTAAACGCTTCAATATAATATTAATTGAAGTTGATTTCTTTAGATATTCAGTCGCATGCAAGTCAAAACTCTTCAACTCATCTTCTTCATCATCCGAACCAGTTAAAATAACAACCTTCACATCCTCATCATACTTCCGCAACAACGACAAAAATTGATGCCCATCAATTGAAACCATCATTAAATCACTTATTACCAGGTCATAAACTCCTTCTCGGAATAACCTTAACCCATCCGCTGCATTGTCAGCACAGTCTACTGCATAGCCCTCTAAAACTAACAAATCACGAATTACTTCTTGATACTGCGGATCATCATCCACAAACAAAATACGCTTCATATTAAGTTGCCCCCCATAAGATAAAACGTCGCCCCCGTACTACTAGAATTATATCCATAAAAATCCTTAAATGTCAATTTAATGAAAAATACACATTTGTTTCAAACATCAAAAAGTGCTGTATTTACAAGAAATACAGCACTTCCAAAATTTTTACTGAACTAAGAAAGTATACCCCAAACGCTCATAGCCTGCTTTCATTTCACCATCATCAATAAAACCATCATTATTGCTATCAAAGTCATCCATATCAACCACATAATTAGTCGTTTGGAATAAAGTTCCATTCTCAAGCACTTGAATATTGGTCAAACCATACATCCGCCATGTTCCATAAGTATGATTGTAACCAGTAGACTCAGTTTTTACCTGATGATCAAAAATATATTGAATCGTTCCGCAACGCTCATCATAAGTCGTTTTACCACTATTACAAAGTTCCGGATCAGCCTTATAAGCAATAGCATATAATTTGACTTCATCGCTAACTAACGTTGAACCGGACACTTTATTCAATGCTGCATCAATATCATCCTGACGATAGCCCTCAACAAAACTTGTTGCTTTACTACGTATATCTGCCTCACCGGGAATATCACTATATTTTGCCGGAACAGTAGCAAGTCCGCTGACCGTAAACTGTTTTGTTAATGATTCCGGTGAAATCCGATACTGATCAAGTAATTCCTGATTAACAACGGCGGTAACCGTAATAACATCACCATTGCTTACATTTTTAGCATCAGAAGTATAATTAATAACTGCCTTAAAACCATTATTTTGCGCCTCGTTGGCACTCGGCGAAACATATGGCTTAATACCATCCTCTACAACAGCATAACCATTAGCACCATCGTAAACAATCTCAACATCAGCAAAAACATCCACACTCGTCGTTGAAAAGAAGGCAAAATAAATACCAATAACTAGAGCAACAAGCAATAACGCTACCCCTACGGCACCACCAATAATGGCAAACAATAAACCATTCTTGCGCTTCTGTGGTTCCTTAGCAATCTCCTCTATCCCTGGCATTGTTTCCGCAATCTCTTGTGGTGTTGGTAAAATATTCTCTGCTGTTGCTTCATGCACACCAATCGCAGCAATAATCTCACCAGTCTCTGTCACCGACGGCGTTGGTTGCTCCTCAACTGCCGGCTCCTCTGCAACAGTCTCCGAATTATCTTCAGCAGCCGTTTCTGCTACCACTGCTTCATTTTCAACTTCAGTAGTATCTTCGCGCTGTAAATCTTCTACATTATTTTCATTATCGTTTTTCATACCTGTACTCCTTACCGAAATATCTTCTCTATTATCTCACGAACGGGAAAGAAAAAGCAAGTCCGGAGCGAGAACGCTCCGAACTTGCCCTAACCCCATACGGCGGTTGGCGCCGCATGGGGTTTTCTCATCGAAATAAAGAAAGCTTTTCAATCCCTAAGAACGATTTAGTAATCACATTTGACATCCCAATAACGCTCGAAGTATCCGGTAATTTAGAAACAACAATATCACAGTAATTAATCTCCTTGGAAACCAGCATTGCCTTCACATACTCAACACTCGGCGCGTACTCACTGATAATACGACTATTAATAACCACAATTTCAGGATTAAGCAACACCAGCAAATTATGAATACCAATCGTAAAATACTCAATAAACTCAGTATAAACTGCCAAGGCATACGCCTCTTCCTCGCGTAACGCCTCAATAAACTCGCTCACGCTCGCCTTCGTTCCGCGCAACGCTTCATAATGTTCAAGCACATAATGTTCTGAGGTATACAGCTCAAAACAACCACGATTACCACATGAACACAACTTACCATTAGGTACCAGGGTTGTATGCCCAAACTCACCTAAAAAGCCGCTATAGCCATATTGAATCTGACCATCTAAAACAACTCCAAGCCCAACACCACTATCAATATTAATATTAATCAAATCTTTCGTGTCATGAAAATAAACATTATTCTCAGCAATCGCCCCTAAGTTTGCCTCATTTTCCAAAAACGTTTCAATCCCAAAATGTTGCTCAATATCATAACGCAAATCAACATTTTTCCAATTAAAATACGAAGCAAAATTAATCTTCTTATCTAAAGTAACCGTCGCCGGCACAACAATCCCAATTGCAATCACCCGTTGCTGATCAGCATAGCTCATAATTTTTTGAATTACTTGTATGATATCATCCTTGATGACATCATACTCCTTATCCTCAATCGAAAGCGCCGTTTGATACTCAAACTCACCCAAAAGATTGACTAAAAAACCACCAATATGATCGCGCTTCAGCTCAATCACAATCTGCTGGCCGGCCTCTTTATTAAAATCTATCGCCAAAGCCTGCCGCGCTCCGGTAGTAATCTTCTCATTACGAAAAACAATCAAACCCTCATCTTCAAGTTCCTTAATAATGTAAGAAACCGTTGCCTTATTCAGCCCCGTAGCACGCGACAAATCAGCCCGCGAAATTCCCGGATTCTCAATAATTGTCTCCAATAAAATGCGCGTATTAATCTTGCGCGATACCGACACATCTACAACTTCCATGCATACCACTTCCGAACTTTTTTATAGAAAAATCTACTAAGGAACGCCGCCAAGCGGCGCCCCTTAGCCCCTAATATTACTTACAGCTATTATAACAAATTGCTTACCGACTTAATAGCGTTTTATAAAGCCCCTGGACGCTAGGATATATTTCTTTAAACTGACCATACTTTTTGCGATAGTAACTTACCCGCGTGTCGCTCGGCTCCAACACCTGCTGTACCTGAATCAATTGATGACAGGCACTGCGCACATCAGCAAACGCGCCGCTGCCAACCGCTGCCAGAATCGCAGCACCATACGCCGGACCTTCTTCCTGTGCCAACCGTTCAACCCGCACATGCATCACATCAGCAATCAACTGGCACCAAAAATTATTTTTGGCACCACCGCCGGTAACCCGTACAGTATCCACCTGAATACCCATATTACGAATCACACAAAGCGAATCATATAAAGCAAAAGTAACACCCTCAACCACTGCACGCGTCATATCAGTACTACTGGTAGCATTATCCATACCAATAAATAAACCACGAGCATCAGCATCATTAATCGGTGTCCGCTCACCACTCAAATACGGCAAGAAAAACACAGCATTATCTTGACTTGCCGCAAGTTCGCCATCAAGTCCAGAATAATTACTATTACCCAGCACTGTTTCGCGCCACCACTTCAAACTGCCTGCCGCCGAAAGCATCACACCCATGATGTGGTAATAACCGCTACCATCAGCAAAAACATGCATAGCATTGGTGTTGTCCGGAGTAAATGTGTCGGTTGCAACATATACAACACCACTTGTTCCTAACGCAAGTGAGCACATGCGATCATCCACACTACCGGTTCCAATGGCACCAACTGCTTGATCGCCACCACCAGCAACAACCTTTACATTTGCTGGTAGCCCAAGTTTTGCTGCCAATTCAGCATGCAAATGACCAACCACTTGAAAACTCTCAAAAACTTTCGGCAATTGCTGCTCTTTAATTCCCAGAATATCCAACATCGCCGCTGACCAGCATCGATGCTCAACATCAAAATACAATGTCCCCGATGCATCACTTACATCGGTAGCAAAACAACCACTCAAGCGATAAAGCAAGTAGTCCTTCGGCAACATTATTTTATTTATTCGCGCAAAATGCTCTGGTTCATGCGCGCGTACCCACAGCACCTTTGGCGCCGTAAAACCCGTCAACGCCTTATTAGCCGTCAATCGATTCAAGGTATCAATACCAATATCCTCATTTAAATACCGACACTCCGCTGTCGTTCGCTGGTCGTTCCATAAAATTGCCGGCCGGATAACTGCATCATGCTCATCAAGCAGCACCAACCCATGCATTTGCCCTGAGAAACTAATAGCTTCAATTTGATGCTCAAAACCGACTATTAATTCAGCCAGACCTTCAATAGTTCGGTTATACCAATCCAGCGGATCTTGTTCTGACCAACCTGACTGCGGAAAATGATTGGGATAATCTTTAGAAACGGTTCGCATAACCGAACCGTTTCTATCCATTATTATTAACTTAACTGCCGAAGTACCTAAATCTATTCCTATATAAGCCATCCTGCTCACAACTCCTAGTGTTACTTAGTCTCAAAGATATATTGATTCAACGTCGCCTCAAGCCATTCCTGACGTCCCGACTGATTGCTCAATTCACCCTCGTGCGCAACAACATAATCAGCAAGCTCATTAAGATTCGTTGTTCCAGCCTCAATTTTAGCACCAATACCCTGATCATAACTCGCATACCGCTCTTGAATAAACTGTTCAAGTACGCCATCCTCAAGCAACCGGGCAGCAACCTTCAAGCCCTTAGCATATGTATCCATTCCGGCAATATACGCTAACAACAAATCTTCTTCAGTAAATGAACCACGCCGTACTTTAGCATCAAAATTCAAACCACCCTGAGGAAGTCCGCCGAGTTTTAACAATTCATACATTGTTAAAACCGCATCATAAATATTAGTTGGAAACTGGTCAGTATCCCATCCCAATAACACATCACCATAATTAATATCAATACTACCCAACAATCCATGCTGAATTGCTACTTGGATTTCATGATGGAAAGTATGTCCCGCTAAAGTTGCATGATTCGTTTCCAAATTTAATTTGAATCGACCATCCAAGTTATAGGTTTTTAAGAATCCAACAACTGTTGCCGCATCAAAATCATATTGATGTTTTGTCGGCTCTTTTGGTTTCGGCTCAATAAATAAGCCACCATCAAACCCAATTTCATCAGCATAGTTCGCTGCCATTTGCAGAAACGCCGCCAAATGATTTTGCTCACGTTTCATATCGGTATTCAACAAAGTTTCATACCCTTCACGGCCGCCCCAGAAAACGTAGCCTTCGCCACCAAGACGTTTGGTAATCTCCATTGCCTTTTTCACTTGTGCTGCCGCATAAGCAAAAACATCCGCATTCGGACTCGTTGCTGCGCCATGCATAAAACGCGGGTGCGCAAAAGCATTGGTTGTACCCCAAAGCAATTTAATACCGGTACGTTTCATCTCCGCTTCAATAATGTCAACAATCACATCTAAATTTGCATTAGTTTCCGTAATCGTTTTACCAAGCGGTGCAATATCTTTGTCATGAAAACAAAAATATCTTAACCCCAGTTTTTCCATAAATTCAAAACCAGCGTATACACGTGCTTTAGCTTGCTCCATCGCATCAGTAGTATCGTCCCAAGGCCGGAACATTGTTTCCATACCGAATGGATCAACACCCATTGCCGTCAATGTATGCCAATATGACATTGCAAACTTTAAATGTTCTGACATTGGTTTTCCGGCAACCAATTCATCAGCATTATAATATTTAAAAGCAAACGGTTCTTTGCTCGATGCTCCTAAGTATTGAATCTTATCTTGTTTAAAATACATTTTTATGCCTCCTAATAATTGATAATTGCTTGTTGTGGGATATCCTGTTGCTCAATAACTTTATCTTTGGCAAACACTTTAACTGTAATATTAAAATCAAAGTTGTGACTGATAGTAATATACCCATCAGTATCTTTTGCCTGAATAGTTCCTAACACATGACCTTGTTCATCATGCAAGCTATAACTTGCATCATTAATTTGATACAAATGGAAAACCGTATTTTCAGCAAATGAATAGTCAATTCTGCTTTTAACCTGACCAAAAGGTAAAATCGTATTCTCTGCCACATACAACGGTAAGCTAAAATAATCATAAGTATCATGGTGCCAAGTTCCACCATCACGCACCTCATGTGATAACAAATGCGTCCACTTCCCATGAGGCAAGTAATAACTTGCCTCACCGTTTTCGTTAAAAATCGGTGCAACTAAAATATCCTCACCCAACATATACTGTAAATCAAGATAACGACAATTAAGATCATTTGGATACTGCAACATCATCGCCCGCATCGAAGGTAAGCCAGTCTTCGCAGTAAGAATCGCGTTATTATATAAATATGGTGCCAGTTGATTTTTTAACTCTGAAAAATACCGCACTACTTCTACAGCCTCATCACCAAAATCCCAAGGCACCCGATATGAAGTATTGCCATGTAATCGCGAATGCGTAGATAATAAGCCGAACTGTGACCAACGTTTATAAACATCCGGAGTTGCCGTATTCTCAAAACCGGAAATATCATGTGACCAGAAGCCAAACCCAGATAAAGTCAGTGATAAACCGCCACGTAAACTTTCCGCCATTGAAGCATAATTCGATGAACAATCGCCGCCCCAATGAACCGGAAACTTCTGCCCGCCAACCGTAGCTGATCGCGCAAACACAAGCGCATCTTGCGGACTCTTTTCCTGCAACACCTCAAAAACAGCCTCATTATACAAATGCGTATAATAATTATGCATTTTTTGCGGATCACTGCCATCAAACCATTGAACATCAACTGGAATCCGCTCACCAAAATCAGTCTTAAACGAGTCAACACCCATGTCCATTAACCGTCGCAAATGATCTTGGTACCAAGCTTTAGCATCAGGATTAGTAAAATCAACAATGCCCATTCCCGCTTGCCACTTATTCCACTGCCAAACGTCACCATTAAGATTCTTCAACAGATATCCTTTTTCTTTGCCCTCATGGAAAAGCGGTGCCTTTTGCCCAATATATGGATTAATCCAAACACAAATCTTCAAACCTTTTTTCCGCAAACGAGCTAACATCGCTTCCGGCTCAGGAAACACTTCCGGATCCCACTCAAAATTCGTCCACTCATATCCCTTCATCCAGAAGCAATCATAATGAAAAACTGACAAAGGAATCTGATAAGCTTCCATCTTATCTAAAAATGAATTTACTGTCGCCTCATCATATTGCGTCGTGAAACTGGTCGACAACCATAAACCAAAACTCCATAACGGCGGCACCGGTGGCTTACCAGTTAAATCGGTATACTTCATCAACACATCTTTAGGCTCCGCACCACCAATAATGTAATAGTCAAGCTTCTCACCGGCAACACTAAACTGCACCCGTGAAACAACCTCACTCGCCACTTCATACGACACTTTTTCCGGATGATTTGTAAACACACCATAACCATTACTCGATAAATAAAACGGAATACTCTTATACGACTGCTCAGAAGCGGTTCCGCCATCCTCATTCCAAATATCAACTGCCTGCCCATTCTTCACAAAAGGAGCAAACCGCTCACCAAGACCATAAATCTGCTCATTGATACCTAAATCCAGCTGTTCACGAAGATAACTCTGTTTTTCGCCATTAATATAAGCCGTCGAACGCCAGCTGCTCGAGGTCAGCTTGCGTTCGTCATAAAAGTACTGCAACTGCCAATCTTGTTTATTGATTTCAACACGCGTATGACCGCTCTTGAACATCAAACAATCACCATCGGTAATCTCAACCGGTACTTGCTGTTCATTCAACTCAAAATGCGGACCCTTCTCGTAAATACCATCAAAATGTTTAATCGTTACCTGTATAATATCTGTAAGCGGTGAACGAAATTCAATTGTAAGTAACCCATCATCTAAAGTATCACCGCGATGATTAATCTTTTTTGTAGCAGCAAATAACTGCAAACTTGAATCGGTAATCCGATAATCAACAATTTCTGTCGCCGGATGCAAAGTATATTCTTTTTGCATCATCCAAAATCCATCAGTAAATTTCATTTTATTGCTCCTTCCAAGATATTGCTATTTAACTGCGCCATCGACCATACCCTTGATAATATGTTTTTGTAAAAATAAGTATACAATCACAATCGGGATGATTGCCAGTAACGCTGCTGTTAACACTAAGTTCCATTGAGTTACAAATGAACCGACAAAGTTTACAACTGCAATTGGCAGGGTTTGAATCGCATTCCCTTTTCCTAAAATCTGTACCGGTAAAAGGAAATCATTCCAAATCCAAATACCATTTAAAATAACCACTGTTACTGTTATTGGTCGCAAAATCGGGAAAATGATTTTGAAAAACAATTGAAACTGATTGCACCCCTCCATCATCGCCGCCTCTTCAAGTTCAAGCGGAATAGATTTAATAAATCCATGATAGAGAAATACACTGAGTGCTACGCCAAAACCACCATAGGCTAAGATGATACCTAAATATGAACGCAATAATTCAATACCCGTGGCATCAGTAATCATTTTGTACCAACTTACCAGTGGGAACATAACCACCTGGAACGGAATAACCATACTAGCTACAAAAACCAAGAAAATGATTGAAGAAAGCTTATTTTTATTCCGCACTAAGCCCCATGCACATAACGAAGACGCCAATACAATCACTACTAATGATACCACTGTAATAATAACCGAAGAAACAAAAGAAGTAATATATGCCACCGTTGGATCAGTTAAAATAAGCTGAATATTAGTAATAAACTGTCCCCAGTTCTCCGGCAATGCCAAAGCACTATCAATAATTGAGTTACTATCCTTACCGGTATTAATCACCAAAATAACAAATGGAACTAAAAACAGTAAAAATAATACAATCGTAAACGCCTCAACCGAAATATTTTTCAAACGTTTCATTATGCCTCAATCTCCCTTCTCTTCGTTAAAACAACTTGAATAATTGCAATAACAACCAAAACAACAAAGAATATTATTGATTTAGCTTGGGCGACGCCCATCTGG belongs to Culicoidibacter larvae and includes:
- a CDS encoding sensor histidine kinase, whose product is MNGLNKLKQRKWSKLFYVIIAVYLVLIMLLSLLIFNIPTIYDTLTNNKVEEIKQEVLNVLDAGGSEAAMAEAFAAITESKSAELVVISPAAPIYSSMPTTDFALLNESISPDVLNYQGAFLYSGQDGTEYQVWLAVYQLSPQFLFEVVLAIVIGGVILLCAIIIVMIVIMFRNLISPLTRLRDNIFKLKEYRLNEVAPIDADSEYDLLSEELSYFTDDLRGKFDSIGVQYTLLERELQERQEVYRDKLQLVRALIHDLKAPLSIEEMQIDQVRKLVEGDAEATAILNEMEHNNQYLMSEIVDSLQILKQERGSAIAQKQDVDIIEVVRTMIRKFKPLFKERKIKHYLDGPRNLNIFIDPIQLKQLIHNVIANACSYTEAGGKFELEIYQQDSEIVLQAYNDLQDTSQIDFERVFDLFYSAGAENPNATGIGMYTIKTMVAANNGVCTFSPVGDGVCLEIRLPLGEPEAGDQHA
- a CDS encoding response regulator transcription factor; translated protein: MKRILFVDDDPQYQEVIRDLLVLEGYAVDCADNAADGLRLFREGVYDLVISDLMMVSIDGHQFLSLLRKYDEDVKVVILTGSDDEEDELKSFDLHATEYLKKSTSINIILKRLESAMRQSSEKKVEHLYSDYEDLEVDIKKRLVVKEGEEQHLTGKEFALLLFFLKNKNVVLTREEILKTIWRMSDAFGDLRTVDTYVKKLRAKLELSSIVSIRGIGYEWVE
- a CDS encoding ROK family transcriptional regulator encodes the protein MEVVDVSVSRKINTRILLETIIENPGISRADLSRATGLNKATVSYIIKELEDEGLIVFRNEKITTGARQALAIDFNKEAGQQIVIELKRDHIGGFLVNLLGEFEYQTALSIEDKEYDVIKDDIIQVIQKIMSYADQQRVIAIGIVVPATVTLDKKINFASYFNWKNVDLRYDIEQHFGIETFLENEANLGAIAENNVYFHDTKDLININIDSGVGLGVVLDGQIQYGYSGFLGEFGHTTLVPNGKLCSCGNRGCFELYTSEHYVLEHYEALRGTKASVSEFIEALREEEAYALAVYTEFIEYFTIGIHNLLVLLNPEIVVINSRIISEYAPSVEYVKAMLVSKEINYCDIVVSKLPDTSSVIGMSNVITKSFLGIEKLSLFR
- the xylB gene encoding xylulokinase, translated to MAYIGIDLGTSAVKLIIMDRNGSVMRTVSKDYPNHFPQSGWSEQDPLDWYNRTIEGLAELIVGFEHQIEAISFSGQMHGLVLLDEHDAVIRPAILWNDQRTTAECRYLNEDIGIDTLNRLTANKALTGFTAPKVLWVRAHEPEHFARINKIMLPKDYLLYRLSGCFATDVSDASGTLYFDVEHRCWSAAMLDILGIKEQQLPKVFESFQVVGHLHAELAAKLGLPANVKVVAGGGDQAVGAIGTGSVDDRMCSLALGTSGVVYVATDTFTPDNTNAMHVFADGSGYYHIMGVMLSAAGSLKWWRETVLGNSNYSGLDGELAASQDNAVFFLPYLSGERTPINDADARGLFIGMDNATSSTDMTRAVVEGVTFALYDSLCVIRNMGIQVDTVRVTGGGAKNNFWCQLIADVMHVRVERLAQEEGPAYGAAILAAVGSGAFADVRSACHQLIQVQQVLEPSDTRVSYYRKKYGQFKEIYPSVQGLYKTLLSR
- the xylA gene encoding xylose isomerase, whose protein sequence is MYFKQDKIQYLGASSKEPFAFKYYNADELVAGKPMSEHLKFAMSYWHTLTAMGVDPFGMETMFRPWDDTTDAMEQAKARVYAGFEFMEKLGLRYFCFHDKDIAPLGKTITETNANLDVIVDIIEAEMKRTGIKLLWGTTNAFAHPRFMHGAATSPNADVFAYAAAQVKKAMEITKRLGGEGYVFWGGREGYETLLNTDMKREQNHLAAFLQMAANYADEIGFDGGLFIEPKPKEPTKHQYDFDAATVVGFLKTYNLDGRFKLNLETNHATLAGHTFHHEIQVAIQHGLLGSIDINYGDVLLGWDTDQFPTNIYDAVLTMYELLKLGGLPQGGLNFDAKVRRGSFTEEDLLLAYIAGMDTYAKGLKVAARLLEDGVLEQFIQERYASYDQGIGAKIEAGTTNLNELADYVVAHEGELSNQSGRQEWLEATLNQYIFETK
- the yicI gene encoding alpha-xylosidase; translated protein: MKFTDGFWMMQKEYTLHPATEIVDYRITDSSLQLFAATKKINHRGDTLDDGLLTIEFRSPLTDIIQVTIKHFDGIYEKGPHFELNEQQVPVEITDGDCLMFKSGHTRVEINKQDWQLQYFYDERKLTSSSWRSTAYINGEKQSYLREQLDLGINEQIYGLGERFAPFVKNGQAVDIWNEDGGTASEQSYKSIPFYLSSNGYGVFTNHPEKVSYEVASEVVSRVQFSVAGEKLDYYIIGGAEPKDVLMKYTDLTGKPPVPPLWSFGLWLSTSFTTQYDEATVNSFLDKMEAYQIPLSVFHYDCFWMKGYEWTNFEWDPEVFPEPEAMLARLRKKGLKICVWINPYIGQKAPLFHEGKEKGYLLKNLNGDVWQWNKWQAGMGIVDFTNPDAKAWYQDHLRRLMDMGVDSFKTDFGERIPVDVQWFDGSDPQKMHNYYTHLYNEAVFEVLQEKSPQDALVFARSATVGGQKFPVHWGGDCSSNYASMAESLRGGLSLTLSGFGFWSHDISGFENTATPDVYKRWSQFGLLSTHSRLHGNTSYRVPWDFGDEAVEVVRYFSELKNQLAPYLYNNAILTAKTGLPSMRAMMLQYPNDLNCRYLDLQYMLGEDILVAPIFNENGEASYYLPHGKWTHLLSHEVRDGGTWHHDTYDYFSLPLYVAENTILPFGQVKSRIDYSFAENTVFHLYQINDASYSLHDEQGHVLGTIQAKDTDGYITISHNFDFNITVKVFAKDKVIEQQDIPQQAIINY
- a CDS encoding carbohydrate ABC transporter permease encodes the protein MKRLKNISVEAFTIVLFLLFLVPFVILVINTGKDSNSIIDSALALPENWGQFITNIQLILTDPTVAYITSFVSSVIITVVSLVVIVLASSLCAWGLVRNKNKLSSIIFLVFVASMVIPFQVVMFPLVSWYKMITDATGIELLRSYLGIILAYGGFGVALSVFLYHGFIKSIPLELEEAAMMEGCNQFQLFFKIIFPILRPITVTVVILNGIWIWNDFLLPVQILGKGNAIQTLPIAVVNFVGSFVTQWNLVLTAALLAIIPIVIVYLFLQKHIIKGMVDGAVK